In the genome of Calothrix sp. PCC 6303, the window AAAACCTGTGCAAAGTGAGGACTAACTTCCACATGCTTCTGCCAACATATTTCCCCAGTATCACCGTCATAATCAAACTCTAAAGGTGCTTTCCCAGTGAGTAAAAACAAAGATGTCACACCCACCGCATAGATATCACTAGCATAAACAGGACGCAAAGAAAACTGTTCGGGTGGTGCAAAACCCATTGTTCCGACAAAATTGGTGCTAGCGCTTCTGGTTTCGCTTTTTTGTACGGTACGTACTAATTCTTCCTTAACCGCACCAAAATCAATTAGGACTAATCTCCCATCATCGTCACACCTGAGCAAGTTGTGAGGTTTAATATCGCGGTGAATAACTCGATGTTTGTGAATATACTGTAACACTGGGAGTATATCTCGCAGAAACTGCTTGACTGCCGCTTCATTTTTCGCTCCAGAACGTCTAACATCCCGCGCTATAGTGGAACCCCGGACATATTCTTGAACTAAATAAAACTCGTTATTCATTTCAAAGTAATCCAGAAGCATGGGAACCTGGGAATGGGTACCAAGTTCACCTAGAGTTTTTGCTTCTTTTTCAAAGCGTTCCCTTGCACGTCCCCAACTTTTGGGATTTGTCACTTTCGGGCAAAGCTGTTTAATCACACATACAGGTTCACCGGGCAAAGTCACATTTTTAGCAAGAAATGTGACACCAAAACCACCTCTACCTAAAATTCGTAAAATTTCGTAGCGATTCCGAAATAGTAACTTAGATCCGCAAAGCTGACCTAGTTGGGTTTCGAGCAAAATATCATCATGAAAATTGGACACATTCTTAGAGAAACAATTCATGAGGGCAATGGGGTTGCTGAAGAGCAAATAACTAGTTCATCTAGATGTCTTCAATGTAGCCACAAACTGACACAACGGCTAGTAGCATTACTGTATCTTTGCAAGATTCTAACGTTTTCTAAAAGTATCCGGAAGCGAATAATTAAGGATGTATGAAAGCCAAGTAAGGATACATAGATAGAGGAAATTAGAGTTTTGGATACCCGACTTTGAACCAGTCAGGTATCTAAAGACACTTACGTTTTCTAGGGAACCTCAATAGGAATCAGTGAATTTTGTGGTAGATAGTCCTGATAACTTCCTTCCTCTGCCAATACCATCACTAGTTGCAGTGCAAAATCGGGTGGTATTTGTAAATCAGCCCAAGGTACTGCCAATTCTAAACATTTATCTATGGCAACTTGAGCGCGACTGGTACGAGAGCACCATTGCAAGTTATCGGTAGCTTCCCAAAAATTCACCGATTGTGTAAGCAAATTAATTTCCAAGTGGTGATGGAAAAGGTAATTTAGGGGTTCGGTGTTGGGTAATTTTTCCAGAGGAATTGGACTATTGTGCATTGTGTGTCCGGGGTAATACCACAGTAAATTTAATTCTGTTGGTAAATCATGTCCTGGTTTAATACCGCTTTTAAAATCCAATCGCAGGTAAAAATTCAAGTGATCAACCCCGTACCAAAGCCGTTGAATCGGGCTACTATTATGCATGGTTCCCCTAGAACCACCAATTTCGATGCGTCCAGCTTTATCCCAATCTTGCTCATCACCTTTGCCATCGACAATGGGATGAATAAAACTGGTGGGACGGCTGTCACTTTTAGCTTCGTGACTTTCTAAGGGTTGGTATAAATATGGGGGAATTGGTTCTTTGAGTGCCTGGTAAATACCGCAGAGATGTTCGCGGAATAGTTGGTCAAAAATGGCATCTTGGTTAGAAGAATGTCCCTCCCCAAACCACCAAAACCAATCTGAACCTTCGGCTGCGTATAAAGCTTCCCAAGCTTCTGGGTTGGTTTCTTCGGTGGCTTCCGGGTGATTAGCGAGGGTTTGACGGGCAGCGGTGAGGTAGTCCCAAGCACGATTTTTTACAGGGTCGCCAATCCAGGTTGTGAAGCTACCATCAACCCAGGAACCACTGTGTAAATTATCACTTTTAATTGTGGCGGTTGCGGGGTGTTTTTCCAGGAATTCGGAGACGGTGACTAATTTCAGGTGTGGTTCATTGCTGAGGCTTTGATATAGGGCTTCAAGGAAGGGTTTACCATCTTGTTGATAGAATTCCCAACAGTTTTCCCCATCCAGGGCAATGGTGACTAACCAGGGTTGTTCCGGTTGCTGTTGACGCTGCATTCGTGCGATCGCTTGGAGATGTCCCACGAGATCAGCAGCGGCTTTTTTGGGTGCCATGGAACCGTAGGTAAAGCCAATCAGGTCAGAAAGACGGTGATCGCGGAAGACGATGGCTACGTCACCTTCAGGAGTTTGTAAGCGATAGGGTCGATATAATAATTGGGGTTCGAGAACATTACCTGCTCCATCCCGGTGAAAGAAGTGTTTCAGTGTCCACCCCAAAACAGCTTCATCTGAGCAAATCCACTTAAACCCTTGTTTAATTATGTGGGGTAATATCTCCGGACTTACAGATTGTTCAGAGGGCCATAATCCCTTGGGGCTTGCTCCAAATCTATCTATATATAAATCCCAGGATTTTTGTAAGTGTCGGGGAATATCTTCTGACCACTGAAACCTAGCTTGGGGTAAAGCCATATTAGATACAGCAACTCTGCCAGAGTTGGTATCAGCAAGCAAAGGCAAGATGGGGTGAGTGTAGGGTGTAGTTGTCACCTCCAATTGTCCTGCTTCTTGCATTTTGCGGTGTTGGGGAATAATTCGGCTGAGGATTTCCCTTTGCTTCGAGTATATGTTTACGCGATCGCGTAAATCAAAATCTTTGCCCCGTTGCAACCATGAGGCGATTTCCGGATCATCCCAAAACAACGGATCAATCCAAGCTAAATTATGCCAAGCCAACAAATCACTATAATCTTCGAGTTGCCAATTGGCTAAACACCAGCTTTCACCATTTTCCTGACGCTGATTGTACAACTGAGCGTAACGGGGATGGGGATCAATCAAAGTGTGATGATTCGCATCAAAAAAATGATGAACAATAAACTCACGCTGTTCTAAAGTTAATTTCTCAGTTGGTGTCAAACTTGCTTCTAAGTAAGGATCCATTGCTTTGCCAGCAATATAATCTTCAATCTGCAAAATTAATGAAGGTACCAAATTCACCGTCTGGTGCAACTGAGGATATTTTTCCAGCAATAAAACTAAATCTAAATAATCTTTGGTTCCATGCAACCGCACCCAAGGCAAACGGTAATTTTGGCTACCCCTGACGTTTGGTAATTTATAAAGTGGTTGGTGTTGATGCCAGATAAATGCAATGTAAAGAGGATGAGACATAAAGTATTAGTGAGGGAGTTGAGAGTTGGTTAGCCAGTTAGTTACTGGTCATTTACCCAAAAGGGAGTTAGCAATCAGTTTGAGTAATAATAAAAGCGCAACTCCCATCTCCCCACTTTTACACGACTTGTTCTACTTCGGCAATTTCGGGAATCATTTCCCGTAAACGTCTTTCAATACCCATTCTCAAAGTCATCGCAGAACTTGGGCAAGTTCCACAAGCACCCTGTAAACGCAGCTTCACAATAGGACCATCCAGTTCCACAAGCTCAACGTTACCACCATCTGACATTAAGTATGGGCGCATTTCATCTAATACTTGTTCAACGTTGTCTGTTGTCAATTCCATAGTTTTAAGATTTTTGGGGGTAAACACTTTACAATTGTCAAGCAAATTTAAGGAAATTGTTATTTTCCATAATTCAGTTTGCTAATTAGATCCTAAAGCCAATTTACTAGTTGAGCAAAATAAATTAGGTGCGGAAATCTTCCCATGCAGCCAAAGAAGAGGCAGGGAAGTAAGGGGTAGAGGACACGCTGTTGACTTTAATCAGATTTACCCAGGATAGCGACTAACGATCGAAACCCGGTTTATTCAGATAGAATACGGAAAATCTTTGTATTTAGCCCTTGATAAACTGGGTTTCTCGGCTTCACGAAAAGTATTGAACAACGTCAAATCAAAATTATTAATTAGCCCTTAACAGGGTACTCCTGCTCCCTACCTCCACATAATTATGCATTCCACCGATCAGAATCTTGATTTAACTAATTGCGATAGAGAACCAATTCACGTTCCAGGGTTAATTCAACCCCATGGTGTGCTATTGGTTTTGCAGGAATTGGATCTGGAAATAGTTCAAGTTAGCAATAATACGTTTGAGTTACTGGGTAATCATCCTCAAGATATTTTGGGGCAAACTTTATCAGATTTGCTCGTCCCGGAACAAATTAACGCTATTCGACAATACTTGAGTGAAGACTTTGAGCATGTAAATCCTTTGGATATTTCGATTCAATGTGAAACCAAGTTAATTTCCTTTGATGGGATTATTCATCGTCAGGATGGAATGGTGATTTTAGAATTGGAACCCAAGCATACGGATCAGAAGGCAGATTTTGTTGAGTTTTATCAGCGGGTCAGGGGTACAATTAGCAAGATTCAAAAGGCTCCCGGCTTGTTAGAAATGTGCCAAGCTGTGGTGAAAGAGGTGCGGATAATTACAGGGTTTGACCGTGTTATGGTTTACCAATTTGATGCAGAGGGATGTGGACAGGTGATTGCGGAAGATAAGTTAGAGCAGTTGATTGCTTATCTAGATTTACGTTACCCTGCAACCGATATTCCTAAACAAGCCAAACAGCTTTATACCCGGAACTGGTTACGTTTAATTCCAGATTCTGACTATCAACCTGTAGGTTTAGTATCACAGAATAATTCTGAGCAACCACTAGATTTAAGTTTATCGGTGCTAAGGAGTGTATCACCTCTGCATCTGGAATACCTGAATAATATGAAGGTGAGAGCCTCCATGTCAATTTCCTTAATCCAAAACGGAAATTTATGGGGACTGATTGCTTGTCATCACTGCACTCCCAGATATGTCCCCTATAATGTGCGAACTATGTGTGAGTTTGTGGGACAGGTGATGTCCATTGAACTGGCAAATAAAGAAGTTCGTGAAGATTTAGACTACAAAATGGGATTGAAGTTACTGCAAGGCAAGTTTGTGACACTGCTCTCCCAGTCAAAAAACTTTTTGGATGGATTAGTTCAAATAGATAGGAATTTGCTGGATTTAGCCAGCGCATCAGGAGCAGCAATTTTCACTAAAGAGCAAATTATCTGCATCGGTAAAACACCCCAAGAAGCAGAATTATCTGCCCTGCGGGATTGGGTAAAAACTAAGATTGAGTATAATTTGTTTCACACAAGTTTCCTTTCTCAAATTTACCCAGCAGCAGCGTCTTTTCAAACAGTTGGTAGCGGTTTATTGGCGTTGGAAATATCTAAAGTCAACCAAAATTATATTTTCTGGTTTCGTCCCGAAGTCATCCAAACTGTTAATTGGGGTGGTAATCCCAATAAACCTGTAGAAGTCACTATTGATGGAGAAGTACGGCTATCCCCACGTAAATCCTTTGAAAAATGGCAA includes:
- a CDS encoding serine/threonine-protein kinase, which produces MNCFSKNVSNFHDDILLETQLGQLCGSKLLFRNRYEILRILGRGGFGVTFLAKNVTLPGEPVCVIKQLCPKVTNPKSWGRARERFEKEAKTLGELGTHSQVPMLLDYFEMNNEFYLVQEYVRGSTIARDVRRSGAKNEAAVKQFLRDILPVLQYIHKHRVIHRDIKPHNLLRCDDDGRLVLIDFGAVKEELVRTVQKSETRSASTNFVGTMGFAPPEQFSLRPVYASDIYAVGVTSLFLLTGKAPLEFDYDGDTGEICWQKHVEVSPHFAQVLSKMMKISLEERYKTAEEVMWDLGMESYLPTLSNCMTNQRFSPNSEGSIEEMREGYIAPVSRSAIAIREWRNKLKQHQSKVKRHFPQVSN
- a CDS encoding glycoside hydrolase, which translates into the protein MSHPLYIAFIWHQHQPLYKLPNVRGSQNYRLPWVRLHGTKDYLDLVLLLEKYPQLHQTVNLVPSLILQIEDYIAGKAMDPYLEASLTPTEKLTLEQREFIVHHFFDANHHTLIDPHPRYAQLYNQRQENGESWCLANWQLEDYSDLLAWHNLAWIDPLFWDDPEIASWLQRGKDFDLRDRVNIYSKQREILSRIIPQHRKMQEAGQLEVTTTPYTHPILPLLADTNSGRVAVSNMALPQARFQWSEDIPRHLQKSWDLYIDRFGASPKGLWPSEQSVSPEILPHIIKQGFKWICSDEAVLGWTLKHFFHRDGAGNVLEPQLLYRPYRLQTPEGDVAIVFRDHRLSDLIGFTYGSMAPKKAAADLVGHLQAIARMQRQQQPEQPWLVTIALDGENCWEFYQQDGKPFLEALYQSLSNEPHLKLVTVSEFLEKHPATATIKSDNLHSGSWVDGSFTTWIGDPVKNRAWDYLTAARQTLANHPEATEETNPEAWEALYAAEGSDWFWWFGEGHSSNQDAIFDQLFREHLCGIYQALKEPIPPYLYQPLESHEAKSDSRPTSFIHPIVDGKGDEQDWDKAGRIEIGGSRGTMHNSSPIQRLWYGVDHLNFYLRLDFKSGIKPGHDLPTELNLLWYYPGHTMHNSPIPLEKLPNTEPLNYLFHHHLEINLLTQSVNFWEATDNLQWCSRTSRAQVAIDKCLELAVPWADLQIPPDFALQLVMVLAEEGSYQDYLPQNSLIPIEVP
- a CDS encoding NifU family protein — encoded protein: MELTTDNVEQVLDEMRPYLMSDGGNVELVELDGPIVKLRLQGACGTCPSSAMTLRMGIERRLREMIPEIAEVEQVV
- a CDS encoding ATP-binding protein, producing MHSTDQNLDLTNCDREPIHVPGLIQPHGVLLVLQELDLEIVQVSNNTFELLGNHPQDILGQTLSDLLVPEQINAIRQYLSEDFEHVNPLDISIQCETKLISFDGIIHRQDGMVILELEPKHTDQKADFVEFYQRVRGTISKIQKAPGLLEMCQAVVKEVRIITGFDRVMVYQFDAEGCGQVIAEDKLEQLIAYLDLRYPATDIPKQAKQLYTRNWLRLIPDSDYQPVGLVSQNNSEQPLDLSLSVLRSVSPLHLEYLNNMKVRASMSISLIQNGNLWGLIACHHCTPRYVPYNVRTMCEFVGQVMSIELANKEVREDLDYKMGLKLLQGKFVTLLSQSKNFLDGLVQIDRNLLDLASASGAAIFTKEQIICIGKTPQEAELSALRDWVKTKIEYNLFHTSFLSQIYPAAASFQTVGSGLLALEISKVNQNYIFWFRPEVIQTVNWGGNPNKPVEVTIDGEVRLSPRKSFEKWQETVQGCALPWKPCEIETVSELRSLIVEIVLAQTDELAKINLELERSNIELDSFAYIASHDLKEPLRGIHNYSHFLMEDYADVLDGSGVAKLNTLVRLTQRMEDLINSLLHYSRLGRAELSRQPTNLNHLLQQAIDTLRISQPESTVEFRLPQSLPIILCDRTQVNELFTNLLTNAIKYNDKSDKWVEIGFCESVSNQPDNPIFYSFYVRDNGIGIAEQNLERVFQIFKRLHARDEYGGGTGAGLTIVQKIVQRHGGKIWIESTPGEGSTFYFTLAAKIEV